One segment of Brassica napus cultivar Da-Ae chromosome C3, Da-Ae, whole genome shotgun sequence DNA contains the following:
- the LOC125583016 gene encoding uncharacterized protein LOC125583016, translated as MKQDEVDGDDYDADNINYEKENSEKLAKSPVVELVKTGDLFLNKTVLKARFELCAMKHNFHYTVTNSNKSVWCIRCADKVCFWGARAECLKGSTYFIIKKYVGVYSCEPSSKTSARKTASAKTIGSLIMHKYEDIKEGPKAKDIVQIMHNDYGCEIFDSLAWDSREYAVNAVRGIPEESYGKIPKYLHMLREANPGTHSSYETGVNGRFRYLFIAFGKSISGFSKVIRRVIVVDGTFLKSKFKGVLLVATAIDGNSNLYPIAFGIVDSENEQSWEWFMKQLKVVVADDNGLAFISDRQVSIAKTLEKVYPLARHGICIHHLLNNVISYFKGKGLTGLISKASKAYRVVDFKKTFAHVCNISPAIGNYLMEANVKKWARCQFHGYRYDIRTNNPAELINSALGSPREFPVISLLDSIREMLTRWFFKRKKLISKHTHRLTIDVEEKIDRRIEKGKTFGVYPVTDSHLLVKGDTIDCFVDLDKRTFSCGKYDLLKIPCRHAIKAGFFVGREPYTLTDFLYTMRAWREAYQESINPISVPEDGWSVPQVVENSEVLPPETRRSLGRNKKRRYETVEDKIRSSQRSQGGQLRKCSRCGLGGHNRATCKMPI; from the coding sequence atGAAGCAAGACGAGGTTGATGGAGATGATTATGATGCTGACAACATCAActatgaaaaagaaaacagcGAAAAATTGGCAAAGAGTCCGGTGGTCGAATTGGTTAAGACGGGAGATCTTTTCCTCAACAAAACGGTTTTGAAAGCGAGGTTTGAGTTATGTGCAATGAAGCATAACTTTCACTACACAGTTACCAACTCCAATAAATCAGTTTGGTGTATTAGATGCGCTGATAAGGTGTGCTTTTGGGGTGCTCGAGCAGAGTGTTTGAAGGGCtccacatattttattattaagaagTATGTCGGTGTATATTCCTGCGAACCTTCAAGCAAAACCAGTGCCAGAAAGACAGCTTCAGCGAAAACGATAGGCAGTCTGATCATGCATAAATATGAAGATATCAAGGAAGGGCCTAAAGCGAAAGATATTGTTCAGATTATGCATAATGATTATGGATGTGAGATCTTTGATTCTTTAGCATGGGATTCCCGTGAATATGCAGTCAACGCTGTTAGAGGTATTCCAGAGGAAAGTTATGGGAAAATACCAAAATACTTGCACATGCTGCGAGAGGCCAATCCGGGTACACATTCCTCTTATGAGACTGGCGTCAATGGTAGATTTCGATATCTGTTTATAGCGTTTGGTAAATCGATCAGTGGCTTTAGCAAAGTCATAAGGCGTGTCATTGTTGTCGATGGAACATTTTTGAAGAGTAAATTCAAAGGGGTGCTACTGGTTGCAACTGCTATAGAtggaaattcaaatttatatcctATTGCATTTGGGATAGTAGACTCTGAGAATGAACagtcttgggaatggtttatgaAACAATTAAAAGTTGTTGTTGCTGATGATAATGGTTTGGCTTTTATTTCGGATAGACAAGTGTCAATAGCGAAGACACTGGAGAAAGTGTATCCGCTAGCGAGACATGgtatttgtattcatcatttgttgaataatgtgaTATCATATTTCAAGGGGAAGGGATTAACTGGGTTGATTTCTAAGGCTTCAAAGGCTTATAGAGTGGTTGATTTCAAGAAGACGTTTGCTCATGTTTGCAATATCAGTCCAGCAATTGGAAATTATCTTATGGAAGCGAATGTCAAAAAGTGGGCTAGATGTCAATTTCATGGATACAGGTATGACATTAGGACAAACAATCCTGCAGAGTTGATAAATTCTGCGTTGGGTTCGCCGAGAGAGTTTCCCGTAATTTCTTTGTTGGACAGTATTAGAGAAATGCTGACACGCTGGTTTTTTAAGCGTAAGAAGTTGATTTCAAAGCACACCCATCGTTTGACCATAGATGTGGAGGAAAAGATCGATAGGAGAATCGAAAAGGGGAAAACTTTCGGAGTTTACCCTGTAACCGATAGCCATCTGCTTGTTAAAGGCGATACAATTGACTGCTTTGTTGATTTGGACAAACGGACTTTTTCTTGTGGGAAGTATGACCTCTTGAAGATCCCTTGTAGACACGCAATAAAAGCCGGTTTCTTTGTTGGTAGAGAACCATATACATTGACTGATTTTTTGTATACCATGAGAGCTTGGAGAGAAGCTTATCAAGAAAGCATAAATCCCATTTCAGTTCCTGAAGATGGTTGGTCCGTCCCACAAGTTGTGGAAAATTCTGAAGTGCTACCGCCTGAGACAAGAAGATCTCttggaagaaataaaaaacGCAGATACGAAACTGTTGAAGACAAAATCCGATCATCACAACGATCACAAGGGGGTCAGCTTCGCAAGTGCAGTAGATGTGGTCTTGGTGGTCATAATAGAGCAACTTGCAAGATGCCAATATAG
- the LOC125583015 gene encoding uncharacterized protein LOC125583015, translating to MEVVPALGEICGTKVSKNFTGPLCGHWRGCAKCSYEDIIGVENLFPEKGILHSFMESHIDGVVLLATDFVQKNEKKDERVDRILDMINRKHDWNNHVLGVKEATSSEFEEAGEEKREDQAADTERGENSHVAQNVDGTSDVSGRNKRKHADRGAESRKKNVFVKGID from the exons ATGGAAGTTGTTCCTGCTTTAGGAGAGATTTGTGGCACAAAAGTCAGCAAAAATTTTACAGGTCCTCTGTGTGGTCATTGGAGAGGATGTGCAAAATGTTCTTATGAAGATATCATTGGCGTTGAGAACTTATTCCCAGAAAAG GGGATTTTGCATTCATTCATGGAATCCCACATAGATGGAGTGGTCCTTTTGGCAACTGATTTTGTACAGAAGaatgagaagaaagatgaaagaGTGGATCGCATTTTGGATATGATCAATAGAAAACATGATTGGAACAATCATGTCTTGGGAGTAAAAGAAGCTACGAGCTCCGAATTTGAGGAAGCTGGcgaagaaaaaagagaggatCAAGCAGCTGATACTGAGAGGGGTGAGAATAGTCATGTTGCACAGAATGTTGATGGCACATCTGATGTTTCGGGAAGAAACAAGAGAAAGCATGCGGACCGAGGAGCAGAGTCAAGGAAGAAGAATGTCTTTGTTAAAGGGATCGATTGA